Proteins encoded within one genomic window of Hevea brasiliensis isolate MT/VB/25A 57/8 chromosome 8, ASM3005281v1, whole genome shotgun sequence:
- the LOC110663742 gene encoding NADPH-dependent pterin aldehyde reductase isoform X3, with protein MKTASFGAVNRAAAGAAGASSGGKTVMITGVSKGLGRALALELAKRGHTIIGCSRAQDKLNSLQSELSSDHNNHHLLLIADVRSNSSVEELARAVIEKKGAPDIIVNNAGTINRNNKIWEVPEEEFDAVIDTNVKGIANVLRHFIPLMLPKKQGIIVNFSSGWGRSGAALVAPYCASKWAVEGLTRSVAKELPDGMAVIALNPGVIHTEMLQSCFGTSASIYQAPDACNGALL; from the exons ATGAAAACGGCGTCGTTTGGGGCGGTTAACAGAGCCGCGGCTGGAGCTGCAGGTGCGAGCTCTGGCGGTAAGACGGTAATGATTACCGGAGTGAGCAAAGGACTAGGCAGAGCCTTAGCTCTAGAACTAGCCAAGAGAGGTCACACCATCATCGGTTGCTCTCGTGCTCAGGATAAGCTAAATTCCCTCCAAtctgaactctcctccgaccataACAACCACCACCTGCTCCTCATCGCCGACGTG AGGTCTAATAGTAGCGTCGAAGAGCTGGCAAGAGCTGTAATAGAAAAGAAGGGTGCTCCAGATATCATAG TGAACAATGCGGGTACCATTAACAGAAACAACAAGATATGGGAAGTTCCAGAGGAAGAGTTTGACGCTGTAATTGATACGAATGTGAAAGGAATAGCTAATGTTTTGCGTCACTTCATCCCTCTAATGTTACCCAAGAAGCAAGGAATTATTGTTAACTTCTCTTCTGGATGGGGAAGATCCGGTGCTGCCCTG GTTGCGCCTTATTGTGCATCTAAATGGGCTGTTGAGGGTTTGACCAGATCAGTTGCAAAAGAGTTGCCTGATGGGATGGCAgttattgcacttaatccgggagTGATACACACTGAAATGCTCCAGTCATGCTTTGGCACTTCAGCTTCAATTTACCAGGCACCCGATGCATG TAATGGTGCActcttatga
- the LOC110663742 gene encoding NADPH-dependent pterin aldehyde reductase isoform X2 yields the protein MKTASFGAVNRAAAGAAGASSGGKTVMITGVSKGLGRALALELAKRGHTIIGCSRAQDKLNSLQSELSSDHNNHHLLLIADVRSNSSVEELARAVIEKKGAPDIIVNNAGTINRNNKIWEVPEEEFDAVIDTNVKGIANVLRHFIPLMLPKKQGIIVNFSSGWGRSGAALVAPYCASKWAVEGLTRSVAKELPDGMAVIALNPGVIHTEMLQSCFGTSASIYQAPDACVMKFSEAVMMLKEKHMVAPLSL from the exons ATGAAAACGGCGTCGTTTGGGGCGGTTAACAGAGCCGCGGCTGGAGCTGCAGGTGCGAGCTCTGGCGGTAAGACGGTAATGATTACCGGAGTGAGCAAAGGACTAGGCAGAGCCTTAGCTCTAGAACTAGCCAAGAGAGGTCACACCATCATCGGTTGCTCTCGTGCTCAGGATAAGCTAAATTCCCTCCAAtctgaactctcctccgaccataACAACCACCACCTGCTCCTCATCGCCGACGTG AGGTCTAATAGTAGCGTCGAAGAGCTGGCAAGAGCTGTAATAGAAAAGAAGGGTGCTCCAGATATCATAG TGAACAATGCGGGTACCATTAACAGAAACAACAAGATATGGGAAGTTCCAGAGGAAGAGTTTGACGCTGTAATTGATACGAATGTGAAAGGAATAGCTAATGTTTTGCGTCACTTCATCCCTCTAATGTTACCCAAGAAGCAAGGAATTATTGTTAACTTCTCTTCTGGATGGGGAAGATCCGGTGCTGCCCTG GTTGCGCCTTATTGTGCATCTAAATGGGCTGTTGAGGGTTTGACCAGATCAGTTGCAAAAGAGTTGCCTGATGGGATGGCAgttattgcacttaatccgggagTGATACACACTGAAATGCTCCAGTCATGCTTTGGCACTTCAGCTTCAATTTACCAGGCACCCGATGCATG TGTGATGAAATTTTCTGAGGCTGTAATGATGCTCAAAGAGAAGCATATGGTAGCACCTCTCTCACTGTGA
- the LOC110663742 gene encoding NADPH-dependent pterin aldehyde reductase isoform X1, with amino-acid sequence MKTASFGAVNRAAAGAAGASSGGKTVMITGVSKGLGRALALELAKRGHTIIGCSRAQDKLNSLQSELSSDHNNHHLLLIADVRSNSSVEELARAVIEKKGAPDIIVNNAGTINRNNKIWEVPEEEFDAVIDTNVKGIANVLRHFIPLMLPKKQGIIVNFSSGWGRSGAALVAPYCASKWAVEGLTRSVAKELPDGMAVIALNPGVIHTEMLQSCFGTSASIYQAPDAWAPKAATMILNLTVADNGASLTV; translated from the exons ATGAAAACGGCGTCGTTTGGGGCGGTTAACAGAGCCGCGGCTGGAGCTGCAGGTGCGAGCTCTGGCGGTAAGACGGTAATGATTACCGGAGTGAGCAAAGGACTAGGCAGAGCCTTAGCTCTAGAACTAGCCAAGAGAGGTCACACCATCATCGGTTGCTCTCGTGCTCAGGATAAGCTAAATTCCCTCCAAtctgaactctcctccgaccataACAACCACCACCTGCTCCTCATCGCCGACGTG AGGTCTAATAGTAGCGTCGAAGAGCTGGCAAGAGCTGTAATAGAAAAGAAGGGTGCTCCAGATATCATAG TGAACAATGCGGGTACCATTAACAGAAACAACAAGATATGGGAAGTTCCAGAGGAAGAGTTTGACGCTGTAATTGATACGAATGTGAAAGGAATAGCTAATGTTTTGCGTCACTTCATCCCTCTAATGTTACCCAAGAAGCAAGGAATTATTGTTAACTTCTCTTCTGGATGGGGAAGATCCGGTGCTGCCCTG GTTGCGCCTTATTGTGCATCTAAATGGGCTGTTGAGGGTTTGACCAGATCAGTTGCAAAAGAGTTGCCTGATGGGATGGCAgttattgcacttaatccgggagTGATACACACTGAAATGCTCCAGTCATGCTTTGGCACTTCAGCTTCAATTTACCAGGCACCCGATGCATG GGCCCCAAAGGCAGCTACAATGATACTCAATCTAACAGTAGCTGATAATGGTGCATCTCTTACAGTGTGA
- the LOC131182249 gene encoding mitogen-activated protein kinase kinase kinase 1-like, whose translation MQAWQFPKIHDAKLYEMLIVWSKNLSKNLYMQFKNQQVTDPGVLQHWLCKLCGAIFNPQKNPLFLACPNDPHRFYPNHAIELEPFHFDCLEFVGKLVALALMYEIQVGVAFAHLFILQLAGKEEISLEDVIEVDPYLYRWCKKVIDAELIDSEVLEFAEAELGRQWSTELSHVNSKSSRESYVDRLIQHRFVKSISNQLLFFRKGFDNVFGTSIDQLFSFNGRGLKEFNESLCGCTISGTSQLNKRKFLNNDCNKSDTLMHRFQKVRRKGRNITNWRRGVRLGSGSFGSVYEGFAADGFFFAVKELLLPDGGIIDQLEKEVDLLCQLTHPNVVKYFGTSKDESKLYVFLELVSKGSLEKVYKEFPLQDSHVSLYTKQILKGLNYLHERNVVHRDIKCANVLVDENGCVKIADFGLAKVTNSNAIIKSCKGTACWMAPEVFNSKIAGGYGFQADIWSVGCTVLEMLTGKPPYSDLGLEKGGLIYRIGKGHLPSLPDSLSDDSRDFIQQCLQVNPKDRPTAAELLENPFVNK comes from the exons ATGCAGGCATGGCAATTTCCTAAAATACATGATGCAAAATTATATGAGATGCTCATTGTTTGGTCTAAAAATCTGAGCAAGAATCTGTATATGCAATTCAAAAATCAGCAAGTTACAGATCCTGGAGTACTGCAGCATTGGTTATGCAAGTTATGTGGAGCTATATTCAATCCACAAAAAAACCCCCTTTTCCTAGCGTGCCCAAATGATCCTCATAGGTTTTATCCTAATCATG CAATTGAGCTCGAACCCTTCCACTTCGATTGCTTGGAATTTGTTGGGAAGTTGGTTGCATTAGCTTTGATGTACGAAATACAAGTGGGTGTTGCCTTTGCCCATTTGTTTATTTTGCAACTGGCTGGAAAAGAGGAAATTTCACTGGAAGATGTAATAGAGGTAGATCCTTACTTATATCGTTGGTGCAAGAAGGTCATAGATGCTGAGCTCATTGACTCTGAAGTTCTAGAATTCGCTGAAGCTGAATTGGGGCGCCAATGGAGCACAGAACTAAGCCACGTGAATAGCAAAAGTAGCAGGGAGTCTTATGTTGATCGTCTAATTCAACATCGCTTTGTCAAATCTATTTCTAATCAGCTATTATTTTTCAGAAAAGGATTTGATAATGTTTTTGGTACATCAATCGACCAGTTGTTCTCTTTTAACGGACGGGGTCTTAAAGAATTTAATGAGTCACTATGCGGATGCACAATTAGTGGAACTTCACAACTCAACaagagaaaatttttgaacaatGACTGCAATAAAAGTGATACCCTGATGCATCGGTTCCAAAAG GTAAGAAGAAAGGGTCGCAATATTACAAATTGGCGGAGGGGTGTGCGACTGGGGAGCGGGTCATTTGGATCAGTCTATGAAGGATTTGCGGCTGATGGATTCTTCTTTGCTGTGAAGGAACTTCTATTGCCAGATGGAGGGATTATTGACCAACTTGAGAAAGAGGTTGATTTATTATGTCAGCTCACCCATccaaatgtagttaaatactttgGCACAAGTAAGGATGAATCGAAGCTCTATGTTTTCCTCGAGCTTGTAAGTAAGGGCTCCCTTGAAAAGGTTTATAAAGAATTTCCGCTGCAGGATTCCCATGTGTCTTTGTACACGAAACAGATATTGAAAGGCTTGAATTATCTCCATGAGCGAAATGTTGTTCACAGGGACATCAAATGTGCCAATGtattggtggatgaaaatggatgtGTGAAAATCGCAGATTTTGGATTAGCAAAAGTAACCAACTCAAATGCAATCATTAAGTCCTGTAAAGGGACTGCATGCTGGATGGCTCCTGAGGTTTTTAATAGCAAGATAGCAGGAGGGTATGGGTTTCAAGCTGATATATGGAGCGTTGGGTGCACTGTATTGGAGATGTTAACCGGAAAACCTCCATACTCTGATTTGGGTTTGGAAAAAGGTGGATTAATTTATCGGATTGGAAAAGGCCACCTACCTTCTCTTCCTGATTCTCTGTCAGATGATTCGCGAGACTTTATCCAGCAATGCCTACAAGTTAATCCAAAGGATCGTCCCACTGCTGCTGAGCTTTTAGAAAATCCATTTGTAAATAAATAG
- the LOC131182000 gene encoding E3 ubiquitin-protein ligase UPL5-like: MAEADSKPISILVFVMMDGDPYRLISANSNDTIKSVHYQIREVFGIPLTLQKIYYFGKRLEWCQTLKECSIKNYACLQVVLRKDGVTRQNSSEALNLVSQIHAMCQRKSVAFDYGCISNKIRDLFSILRQQTTFLLVTLPSSFVTLYENIEEIGDAVIRFFLDSLLKMMLAKGWLDKCASILTQLCVSLLSYHGDGNHLYLLCRTHLTELFEKGNYKINFEYLEDPITSILFIFRELAESLPRDLDRRATPSSGVIDVRDFKAFSLVLCNTIHLRVDSALQYYLRFERTFSDLLSKTEAYLAHFENFSYMESAYCGYSQYLTILKALHVISKLCKSSEERFWNVLRNKRRSLLELIAKCTDRTNDHLWLLERKDVMDSKSRMHLAMMMMTEIRIHDVELYEMLVWSEKLDPNLYMAFKNRQITNREVQLYWLRQLCGAIFNPRKSLFLACPNDPKRFYPNPAIAPKTLDLECFKFVGKLVAIALMSEIQIGVAFAHVFLMQLAGRRKISLEDVRDLDPSLHSWCKEIIDGEVIDSEVLEFHEALLGCQWSTELSYVNSKSSREAYVDHLIQHRFVASISEQVSFFIQGFDSVFGTSIGKLLSVKGLELEDLNESLCGYVIATTLQLDNKSNPLMSWFPKVFGIRSA; the protein is encoded by the exons ATGGCAGAAGCTGATTCCAAACCTATCAGCATCTTAGTCTTCGTGATGATGGACGGTGATCCATACAGGTTGATTTCAGCGAATTCTAATGATACCATAAAATCTGTCCATTACCAAATTCGAGAGGTTTTCGGAATTCCGCTTACCCTACAGAAAATATATTACTTTGGGAAGAGGCTAGAGTGGTGCCAGACACTTAAGGAGTGCTCAATTAAAAACTATGCTTGTCTCCAGGTAGTGCTCCGAAAGGATGGTGTAACTCGCCAGAATTCTTCTGAGGCTTTAAATTTGGTTTCACAGATACATGCTATGTGCCAGAGGAAATCGGTCGCCTTTGATTATGGATGCATAAGCAACAAAATAAGAGACCTTTTCTCCATTTTGAGGCAGCAGACGACGTTTCTTCTAGTTACTCTCCCTTCGTCTTTTGTTACGCTTTATGAAAATATCGAAGAGATTGGTGATGCGGTAATCAGATTTTTCTTGGATTCATTATTGAAGATGATGTTAGCAAAAGGTTGGCTTGATAAATGTGCATCTATACTTACACAATTATGCGTCTCTCTTCTGTCGTATCATGGTGATGGTAACCACCTGTATCTCTTATGCCGCACTCATCTAACAGAGTTGTTTGAAAAAGGTAATTATAAAATCAATTTCGAGTATCTTGAAGACCCAATAACAAGTATTCTTTTCATTTTTAGAGAATTGGCAGAAAGCTTGCCTAGAGATTTGGATCGCAGGGCCACTCCATCCTCAGGCGTCATTGATGTTCGTGACTTTAAGGCATTTTCACTCGTTTTATGTAATACCATTCATTTGCGAGTGGATTCCGCTTTACAATACTATCTGCGTTTTGAACGTACATTTTCTGACTTGCTTTCAAAGACGGAAGCGTACCTTGCTCATTTTGAAAATTTCTCGTACATGGAATCTGCTTATTGTGGATATTCTCAATATCTTACCATTCTGAAGGCATTGCATGTGATATCTAAACTTTGCAAGAGTAGTGAAGAACGCTTTTGGAATGTATTAAGAAACAAAAGGCGTTCACTGTTAGAACTAATAGCTAAATGCACTGATAGAACCAATGATCACTTGTGGCTACTCGAGCGAAAGGATGTGATGGATAGTAAATCTAGGATGCATTTAGCCATGATGATGATGACTGAGATAAGAATACATGATGTGGAGTTATATGAGATGCTTGTTTGGTCTGAAAAACTGGACCCCAATCTGTATATGGCATTCAAAAATCGGCAAATTACAAATCGTGAAGTACAACTGTATTGGTTACGCCAGTTATGTGGAGCTATATTCAATCCTCGAAAGTCCCTTTTTCTGGCGTGCCCAAATGATCCTAAGAGGTTCTATCCTAATCCTG CAATTGCGCCCAAAACCTTAGACCTCGAGTGCTTTAAATTCGTTGGGAAGTTGGTTGCGATAGCTTTAATGTCTGAAATACAAATTGGTGTTGCCTTTGCCCATGTGTTTCTTATGCAACTGGCCGGAAGGAGGAAAATTTCACTAGAAGATGTAAGGGATCTAGATCCCTCCTTGCATAGTTGGTGCAAGGAGATCATAGATGGTGAGGTCATTGACTCTGAAGTTCTAGAATTCCATGAAGCTTTGTTGGGGTGCCAATGGAGCACAGAACTGAGCTATGTGAATAGCAAAAGTAGCAGGGAGGCTTATGTTGATCATCTAATTCAACACCGTTTTGTCGCATCTATCTCTGAGCAAGTATCATTTTTCATACAAGGATTTGATAGTGTTTTTGGTACATCAATCGGCAAGTTGTTGTCTGTTAAAGGACTGGAGCTTGAAGACCTTAATGAGTCGCTGTGCGGATACGTAATTGCTACAACTTTACAGCTCGACAATAAAAGTAATCCCCTGATGTCTTGGTTCCCAAAGGTATTTGGAATACGAAGTGCATAA
- the LOC131182250 gene encoding NADPH-dependent pterin aldehyde reductase-like, with translation MKTASFGAVNRAAAGAAGASSGGKTVMITGVSKGLGRALALELAKRGHTIIGCSRAQDKLNSLQSELSSDHNNHHLLLIADVRSNSSVEELARAVIEKKGVPDIIVNNAGTINRNNKIWEVPEEEFDAVIDTNVKGIANVLRHFIPLMLPNKQGIIVNFSSGWGRSGAALVAPYCASKWAVEGLTRSVAKELPDGMAVIALNPGVIHTEMLQSCFGTSASIYQEPDAWASKAATMILNLTGADNGASLTV, from the exons ATGAAAACGGCGTCGTTTGGGGCGGTTAACAGAGCCGCGGCTGGAGCTGCAGGTGCGAGCTCTGGCGGTAAGACGGTAATGATTACCGGAGTGAGCAAAGGACTAGGCAGAGCCTTAGCTCTAGAACTAGCCAAGAGAGGTCACACCATCATCGGTTGCTCTCGTGCTCAGGATAAGCTCAATTCCCTCCAAtctgaactctcctccgaccataACAACCACCACCTGCTCCTCATCGCCGACGTG AGGTCTAATAGTAGCGTCGAAGAGCTGGCAAGAGCTGTAATAGAAAAGAAGGGTGTTCCAGATATCATAG TGAACAATGCGGGTACCATTAACAGAAACAACAAGATATGGGAAGTTCCAGAGGAAGAGTTTGACGCTGTAATTGATACGAATGTGAAAGGAATAGCTAATGTTTTGCGTCACTTCATCCCTCTAATGTTACCCAACAAGCAAGGAATTATTGTTAACTTCTCTTCTGGATGGGGAAGATCCGGTGCTGCCCTG GTTGCGCCTTATTGTGCATCTAAATGGGCTGTTGAGGGTTTGACCAGATCAGTTGCAAAAGAGTTGCCTGATGGGATGGCAgttattgcacttaatccgggagTGATACACACTGAAATGCTCCAGTCATGCTTTGGCACTTCAGCTTCAATTTACCAGGAACCCGATGCATG GGCCTCAAAGGCAGCTACAATGATACTCAATCTAACAGGAGCTGATAATGGTGCATCTCTTACAGTGTGA